Proteins encoded in a region of the Quercus lobata isolate SW786 chromosome 8, ValleyOak3.0 Primary Assembly, whole genome shotgun sequence genome:
- the LOC115957230 gene encoding agamous-like MADS-box protein AGL61: MVMPKKTQGRQKVEMKELDGNQRQVTFSKRRAGLFKKAGELSVLSGAEIAVIVISKKDKVYCFGHPDVETILNRYLTGGDDATLAESSQKYVAVNEFNMQYDEAQRELAMEKNRLKEIEEDVKMKKMTGSGGFWWDKPLDENMGLEEMQHYLWSLQEARKKVAAKLDERMGLRMGKSSLMSSMDMKVDVGNNNFVYPNLNGGNNNGGVFDSHGYGFELGQY, translated from the coding sequence ATGGTTATGCCAAAGAAAACCCAAGGCCGGCAAAAGGTAGAGATGAAGGAACTAGATGGCAACCAGCGACAAGTCACTTTCTCAAAGCGCCGTGCTGGTCTCTTCAAAAAAGCCGGTGAGCTTTCCGTGTTGTCCGGTGCTGAAATCGCTGTAATCGTCATCTCTAAGAAAGACAAGGTATACTGCTTCGGACACCCTGATGTTGAAACCATTCTCAACCGCTATCTCACCGGAGGAGACGACGCTACCTTGGCCGAGTCGTCTCAAAAGTATGTGGCTGTGAATGAGTTCAATATGCAATATGATGAGGCTCAAAGGGAGTTGGCGATGGAGAAGAATCGTTTGAAGGAGATTGAGGAAGAtgtgaagatgaagaagatgacTGGGAGTGGAGGGTTTTGGTGGGACAAGCCCTTGGATGAGAACATGGGGTTGGAAGAGATGCAACACTATTTGTGGTCTTTGCAAGAGGCGCGAAAGAAAGTGGCGGCGAAGTTGGATGAGCGAATGGGTCTGAGGATGGGGAAGAGTTCTTTGATGTCTTCAATGGATATGAAGGTGGATGTGGggaataataattttgtttatccCAATTTGAATGGTGGTAACAATAATGGTGGTGTTTTTGATAGCCATGGCTATGGGTTTGAACTTGGACAGTATTGA
- the LOC115954775 gene encoding amino acid transporter AVT6C-like, with the protein MSLAARINVPLLPEHKPKIEIKHATLPGAVFNVATSIIGAGIMSIPATLKVLGVIPAFLLIVIIAMLADVSVEFLMRFTHSGHSRTYAGVMRESFGRGGAVAAQVCVMVTNLGCLIMYLIIIGDVLSGNQPEGVVHLGILQQWFGIHWWNSREFALLVTVVFIMLPLVLFRRVESLKFSSAISVLLAVVFVGISSAMAISALLEGKTETPRMLPHLDNQVSFFDLFTAVPVIVTAFTFHFNVHPIGFELGKPSDMITACRISLALCAAIYFAIGLFGYLLFGDSIMPDILVNFDQNAGSAFGSLLNQIVRLSYALHIMLVFPLLNFSLRANIDEFLFPKKPLLATDTKRFLFLTLVLLAISYLAAIAIPNIWYFFQFLGSTSAVCLAFIFPGAIVIRDVHGISTSRDRIVAAVMIILAVVTSTIAISTNIFSLF; encoded by the exons ATGTCACTGGCTGCCAGAATAAACGTGCCACTCCTACCGGAACACAAGCCGAAGATAGAGATAAAGCATGCGACGCTACCGGGGGCGGTGTTTAATGTGGCAACGAGTATAATTGGTGCTGGAATTATGTCAATTCCGGCCACCCTTAAGGTGCTAGGTGTAATTCCAGCTTTCTTGCTAATAGTGATTATTGCTATGCTGGCTGATGTGTCAGTGGAGTTTTTGATGAGGTTTACACATTCGGGTCACTCAAGAACTTATGCTGGTGTCATGAGGGAGTCTTTTGGTCGTGGAGGAGCTGTGGCTGCACAAGTTTGTGTCATGGTTACAAATCTTGGGTGTTTGATCATGTACCTTATTATTATTG GGGATGTCCTCTCTGGAAACCAGCCTGAAGGAGTTGTGCACTTGGGCATCTTACAACAATGGTTTGGCATTCACTGGTGGAACTCGCGTGAATTTGCTTTGCTAGTCACCGTTGTCTTCATTATGCTTCCATTAGTACTGTTTCGGCGAGTAG AATCATTGAAGTTCAGTTCAGCAATATCGGTTCTACTAGCAGTAGTGTTTGTTGGCATAAGTTCTGCAATGGCAATCTCTGCACTCCTGGAAGGGAAGACAGAGACCCCGAGAATGCTACCTCACTTGGACAACCAAGTCTCATTCTTTGACCTTTTCACTGCTGTCCCAGTCATAGTGACAGCCTTCACATTTCATTTTAATG TTCATCCAATTGGCTTTGAGCTTGGCAAGCCTTCTGATATGATCACAGCATGTCGAATATCACTAGCACTTTGTGCTGCCATATACTTTGCCATTGGTCTATTTGGGTACCTATTATTTGGGGATTCAATCATGCCAGACATACTTGTCAATTTTGATCAAAATGCTGGTTCAGCATTCGGTTCTTTACTTAATCAAATAGTTCGGTTAAGCTATGCATTACACATTATGCTGGTGTTTCCTCTTTTGAACTTCTCGTTGAGGGCCAACATAGATGAATTCCTTTTCCCTAAGAAGCCTCTCTTGGCCACagacacaaaaagatttttgttccTCACCCTTGTTCTATTAGCCATCTCCTACCTAGCTGCAATTGCCATCCCAAATATATGGtacttttttcaatttcttggaTCAACCTCTGCAGTCTGCCTAGCCTTCATTTTCCCTGGTGCAATTGTTATCAG GGATGTTCATGGTATATCAACATCAAGGGATAGGATTGTGGCAGCAGTAATGATTATTCTGGCAGTAGTAACAAGCACAATTGCCATTTCCACAAATATATTCAGTTTATTTTGA